From the genome of Colletotrichum higginsianum IMI 349063 chromosome 4, whole genome shotgun sequence, one region includes:
- a CDS encoding integral peroxisomal membrane peroxin produces MAAFETPWLVHMSTPKAHRGADADSVSDPSQTPGLDGTPSGAPPTYATFSPVTLAATTPSRSSRQSTIIVHQKSPLLLATPPQITRALAYSHPFLLPLNKLAGLLTWTSDDPWESFLLLASFWAIVLYGDTVVRVAGPIVLVLTLILGMYGRRFSPLSSSGWTEPASKDAAAAQNTAGAAAAKGQKGAPKTNANATAAKGHHRGESEATNTRHQKTLDEIVETLKEFTGRCNVLLEPLLELTDFLSTQRTPTSATTRPALTTLFVRILFCTPFWAALTLPPFRIITTRRVALLFGTLVLTWHARVMRVARTLLWRSATVRRTAALVTGLTFEKPVKTVPVEMTVEAEDGKVQAKRPAASELTKALRKQSHKHGNNATSRDAGVKFTFIIYENQRRWVGLGWTQSMFAYERSAWTDEHNNPVPSRDTFELPEVEDGSNMRWRWVDGSKWRVDGVPDDGTEPVDYDGEAGRNGWIYYDNKWQNGRRGADGWGRWTRRRKWYRDAELVEVSEDDVAHELDASQAPPNPRQPGSPTMSPPGPALTTQRYSTLEEKMVSPMHSAQDLTLSDKDLEREKDDAASTLSTSSGGRSFFKAPSLRRKVTDKSVAGKADKEQDRSRRASEAKSEEEASALGLKLNLALQGKDGGQWGIGDEARMNLE; encoded by the exons ATGGCTGCCTTT GAAACGCCCTGGCTAGTCCATATGTCGACCCCGAAAGCCCaccgcggcgccgacgccgattCCGTCAGCGATCCCTCCCAAACTCCCGGACTCGACGGCACTCCCTCTGGTGCGCCCCCGACCTATGCGACCTTCTCTCCCGTCACCCTCGCTGCAACGACCCCGAGCCGCTCCTCCCGCCAATCCACCATAATCGTACATCAGAAATCACCCCTCCTCTTGGCCACCCCGCCGCAAATCACCCGCGCACTAGCATACTCGCACCCCTTCCTGCTGCCCCTCAACAAGCTCGCGGGACTGTTGACATGGACATCCGACGATCCGTGGGAGAGCTTCCTGCTGCTTGCTTCTTTCTGGGCCATAGTCCTTTACGGCGACACCGTAGTGCGCGTCGCCGGGCCTATCGTCCTCGTTCTGACGTTGATTCTCGGCATGTACGGCCGCCGTTTCAGTCCGTTAAGCAGCAGCGGATGGACTGAGCCAGCTTCCAAAGACGCTGCCGCGGCGCAGAACACGGCAGGCGCGGCTGCGGCCAAGGGCCAGAAGGGCGCGCCCAAGACCAATGCGAATGCGACCGCGGCCAAGGGACACCATAGAGGCGAGTCGGAGGCGACGAACACGAGACACCAGAAAACGCTTGACGAGATTGTCGAGACACTCAAGGAGTTTACCGGGCGGTGTAACGTCCTGCTTGAGCCCCTCCTCGAGCTGACCGACTTCCTGAGCACCCAGCGGACACCCACGTCGGCCACGACAcggccggccttgacgacaCTTTTTGTGCGAATATTGTTCTGCACCCCGTTCTGGGCCGCTCtgacgctgccgccgttcCGCATCATCACAACGCGGAGGGTGGCTCTACTATTCGGCACTCTGGTGCTGACATGGCATGCCAGGGTCATGCGCGTCGCCCGGACGCTTCTGTGGCGCAGCGCAACGGTCCGCAGGACGGCGGCTCTGGTCACCGGACTCACCTTTGAGAAGCCGGTCAAGACCGTCCCCGTAGAGATGACGGTCGAAGCAGAAGACGGCAAGGTCCAGGCCAAGCGGCCCGCTGCATCCGAGCTCACCAAAGCCCTCCGGAAACAATCGCACAAGCACGGCAACAACGCCACAAGCAGGGACGCCGGGGTCAAGTTCACCTTCATCATATACGAGAACCAGCGCCGCTGGGTGGGGCTCGGCTGGACGCAGAGCATGTTTGCCTATGAGCGGTCGGCCTGGACGGACGAGCATAACAACCCCGTGCCGTCGCGCGACACATTCGAGCTCCCCGAGGTGGAAGACGGTAGTAACATGCGCTGGCGATGGGTCGACGGCAGCAAGTGGAGGGTCGACGGGGTGCCCGACGACGGGACGGAGCCGGTCGACTACGACGGAGAGGCCGGGAGGAACGGTTGGATCTACTACGACAACAAG TGGCAAAatggccgccgcggcgccgatggaTGGGGGCGATGGACACGGCGCAGGAAGTGGTACCGCGACGCCGAGTTGGTGGAGGTCTCGGAAGACGACGTGGCACACGAACTGGATGCGTCACAAGCACCGCCGAACCCTCGGCAACCCGGATCCCCGACGATGAGCCCGCCGGGACCTGCGCTGACGACACAGAGGTATAGCACGCTCGAAGAAAAGATGGTGTCCCCCATGCACTCGGCGCAAGACCTGACGCTGTCGGACAAGGACCTCGAGAGGGAAAAAGATGACGCGGCATCGACGCTGTCCACTAGCTCGGGCGGGCGGTCGTTCTTCAAGGCGCCGTCACTGAGAAGGAAGGTCACGGATAAGAGCGTCGCGGGCAAGGCGGACAAGGAACAGGACCGCAGCCGCAGGGCGAGCGAAGCCAAaagcgaggaggaggcatcGGCGCTGGGGCTGAAGCTTAACCTCGCGTTGCAAGGCAAGGACGGTGGGCAGTGGGGGATAGGCGACGAGGCGAGGATGAACCTCGAATga